Within Dermacentor variabilis isolate Ectoservices chromosome 8, ASM5094787v1, whole genome shotgun sequence, the genomic segment gtgcgacattgctccacagagctaccaacgcgtggtaaaacaggaaagcgcctattttgacggcgttttgtttcgtcacacacattgcccctcccacatcgcgccgatcgctgcgactcggCGACGGCGCAatcaacttgttggaatccagtcgcggagggcccacgacgtcgcggcggtcgctgagggacggaattcgctgtgtcgctgactcaaaatcgcgccatgtgaaacagcctataaGGGCATATTCGAGTGGTGGTTTCAGAACGCTGTCGCAGTCGCACAAAAGTCGTGTGGAAGAGCAACTAAGCGTTATCGCCAGCATAAATGGGTTGCACTGGTGATAACGAAGAAGGATTATCAATTTCTTGTACGGTTATTCTCATACTAAAGCGTCAAAGATGTTTTGCACCGCCCTACGTAGCGTGGTCAGAGCCCTCTGTGATGACCACCCGAATATGCCACGAGAGTGCACTTAAGCCCCAGCTGCTGTGCTGGGGCTTAATGCTGTGCGCGCGCAGGGGAGTATTGCATCTCCCTTATGGGGTACTTTCAGCAGCACCCATAAAAATTGCATAACTTTAATTTCATAATCTGCAGTCTTATAGCAAGTTACAATAGATATTACGCTGCTCACTGACGCTGTCAGCATTTAGCTCATCCAGACTGTTGgcgacgataaaaaaaaagaaaaagaacagaaaacaaaACATTAGTGCAGCACTGCATGGAGTAATGTACCAGAGAAGCCTACAAGCGAGAGCACACAGCAAGAGGTCCAATTTCATTCTGCCTATAGGAAGTCCAGTTATTAGCATGCCCATAAACGGAATACTCCGAACCGCCATTCCGAAGAACAACGATTGCATATGACATTGCGTGAAATTCGTATTTTTTACCGAAAGTGATTCCTTAAAGTGGCGAATGCCGCCTTATCGAGTCAGTCATATGTCCAGCACTTCttccattatttttctttcttgaaaaaaacgGTGTTTTTGACCATGTTTCGCAATACTTGGAAAATAGTGGGTTGCAGCTATTATCAAAGGTGAAAATGCAAACTCAACAAATAAGATGGCGACAGCACATGAAGAATGATTACAAAGCTAAAGCACTATGCTTTTACGCCACATATGTATTTGGAAAGCTTCCTAGTACTGTGTGAGCTGCAATGTATTAATATTACCTATGTGTTCTCTTTTTGCTGAAGTTTGTCGGTAAACGTACCACATAGAGACCTTGTGCAGCATTAACTGCTGTTGTGGTCGGTACATGTTTTCCCAACCACATACATCAGCTTCTTCAGATTACAAAATAAAGTACCGAAAGACGAACATGGCGTAAGACTGCTTTCCCAAGTGACCTAATTATTTACTTAAGATTGCATTGTTTCGTTCTTGACACGACTGGCACGTTTCCAGTACCATCGCAAGAGCGTGTCCGCTACCCTTTCTCACAAGAGAGACGTGAAATTTTGCCCAAAGTACCAGAAGGCATACACTCACTGCGGTGCTCAAATATGAATAGGAGGAGAAAGACTGTCTTGAGAGGCCCCGTGATTTACGCTGACGAGGAGCGCTTCGCTTTCGTTCGACCGCGTCGTCTCTCGCACGTATAGGCACATGGTAACAAAGACAACGGTACACAGGGAAGCGGCGGCGAGGCACACGTAGAGAAAAACATCGGGGCTGCTTTCGAGGAACTGGCCCACGAGAAGAGGCGGGGACATGGAACCAACGCCTCCAGTAACAACAACCAGCGACATCATCTTGTTCGTAATACTTATGTGCTCTGCCGTCCACGCCGTAACTCCCGCGTTTAGCGGTCCCTGGGCAAAGCCAGTTAGGGCGCTGCCCACCCACAGCGCCGTGGCTCTACTGGAACCCCACACCGCGAGAACAACTGCCGTGGGAAGCAGGACGACGTGCGACGCGATGATTATCCAGAAAACGGATAACTTGATCGTGAGCAGGGCAGCACTGAGGCGACCGGCAgaaaagcagaagaagaagaccgCGACCACACGCGAACCGGCCTCCTTCGTGAAGTGCAGGTCGCTCTTCACTGCGAACGGCGCGAACATCTCGGACGACGAGCACTCCAGGACGACGTAAACGCACACGTAGGCGCAGAGCATCGCCAGCACTGTGCGGGTGAACCGGACAGCGCTCGCTGGTTGTGCTATTACTGCTTCGGCTGGGTCCGTGTTGCTCGGCTCTTGCGGCTTGAAATCGGCCCTGTCTACGCAGTAAAGCACAATCATGGAGATCACCAGCAGTATGTTTAGGGCACTGGCAATTGCGAAAGCGTAGTGAACTTGACTCGTGCCCGAACCGTGCTCGCTGTCGCTTCCAAGTTCGAGCAGTTCTTTCGAGAGGTCATTCTTGTGGCCTGCCGTCAGGTAAACCTGTTCGGCCATTCCGAACGTGTGGTTCAGAACGCTGCTCGAGTTGCCTCCGGCAACTGGTGAGAGGAACGGCTTGGCGATGAATGGGGCGATGAGGCCGCCGATGCCGAAAGCCAAGTGGAAAGCCTGGAGGGCTGGGCTACTGTTCTCGGGCCACATCCTGATGATCCATACGTTGGCGCCTGCACGCAAAGGAGAAAATCTAGTGTTACTGCTTTCTGTGCACCGTTCGTAGCTTCAGGTATTGTATCCACCTCTCTAAAGGACTTTCTGTTAGCGTCATCTAAGTATCGCATTTTGTTCACCTGGAAAATATCTGACCCGTCGTGTTCGCAACGTGCGTTGCCGCGGAAACTGAGCGGGTGTACAGTGCTTACCAGTGCCAAATGCGCCCAAGCTGAGACCTTCGAAGAACACCATGACGTGTGCGACGGCCAAGTACCCGCTCAGTGGAACCATGAGCACTGTGATTGAGCTCAATATCATCGTTAGGATCGATATCACTTGCGTGTTGTAGGTGTCGTACAGTTTCCCGCCTGCGTATTCGtgggaaaaaagcaaaaaaaaaagtaaaatgtaaaagacgggggggggggggcggtattgAACAAAAGCAAGCAACATGCACTGCAGTGGTAACTTTGCACCAAAGGGGTTTCAGCCTCGTTGTTAATGTTTCACCTGTGATGGAGACTATGTAGTAAAAAGATGATTAACGGCTTCAgagatttgtttcttttttctgaaagCAAACATAGGAATAGAGAAAATTTTAGCAGATAGCAGTTAATTAACTAAATGCATTGCGTTGTAGACAGAGAGAATCTTTATAAAAGTACGGCGGAATTTCTTAAAGAGCCATTTTTGTGCCTTTCAACGTTTTTTTTACTTGCATCGCATACTCAAACAATATTGCCCTGCACATTCCCTTTTTTGTATCTGTTGAGAATACATTTTCACTCAATTCTCATTTAAAGCCACGTAATACGGCTTTAATACTGGATACTTATTATGCCATCGCAATAGGAAAGCGGAAACTTTTTGTACCTACGCGCTGTTAATGTTCGAATGCCATTCGCATAGGCGGAGAGGTCTCATTTTCCCGTGGAGGGCTGGGGCCCGACGAGCTTTTcaaccccctctcccccctctttCTCTTTAAAACCTTGCCCGCCTAGGACTCGCCTGTTTGCACTGTTCCTCGCATTTATTTCGTTCCCCGATTTTCGTTCCCCGCATCTTGTTCCCCGATTTCTTAAGCTCTTGTCATAAGCGGCGCTCGCGCgcaggattgctggcgaaactcaCAAGCCAAGATCTTCCTGCAGCCAACGGCATTTTATTGGCCGCGTAATAATGTGGACATAAGTTATATAAGATATCATGTGGTCATATGGAGCGCAGCACAACGCGGTGCAGTAATGCGTGCATAAGGACTGGATGTGAAGATTTAGACGCAGGACACAAGGGGATGTGCAAACTAACAACTATTGAATGACCTTTACAATAAGAAAACCTTTGCAGGACGACTGCTCGGTTTCGCGTGGCAGTGCAGTGTTCCGCTATACATCGTAATCAAGTGGCTCATTACAATACCTCACTGGATCATATATAGACTATTGCACGCATGGGGATATGGGGCACATacagttgtattttttttttcgacagcgaAAAGTCAATTCTGCTTCAGCGCTCATACATACCTAGCAGAGAGCCTATGAGGTTGCCGATGCCACGCGTAGTGATCAGATAGGAGACGCTTGAGACACTGGCGTCGTAGATTTCCACAAGGTCCAGCAGAGCCACGCCGGTGAGCGCGACAGTCAAACCCTGCACAGAAGCAGCCACCAAACATATTTGCCGTGAGAAGCGTACAAGATGCTTCAAGATCAATGCTatccctttaaaaaaaatttgcagggATGCAACCGCTGTGAGATACTCCTTTCCAAACGTTAGACGCTAACGCTTCTATACAGAGTGAACTGAGACCCCTGTCACCTGATAACAGGTTCTTCATTGTAACTAAATATTCTTTCAGCGGGGCAAATGACACCTGGAGGTAAAAAATATGCAACGTCACGCATACATGGCGTACAAGCGCCTCGACGTGCAAGCATTACGTAGATCTTCTCTCCCGCCCCTTTCGCAGACTTTGTGGCTACACTGTGCGTATACGTCGTTCATTTCAGTATCAGTGACACTATATGGTAGACGCAGGAAAGAAGCCTTTCAACAGGCTTGACGCTGTCTACCTACCAGTTGCgtagccagaattttttttttccgggacTGGGTGTTAGCCCCTCGCTCGGGGACGAGCAGGGAGGGGGGGTTGAGGAGGGAGCTGGGAAGACCGCACACTAATACAGGAAATTCGGGGTCGGATGTGCCACCTCCTGGCTACGCCAATACTACGTACCCACTAGACAAACTTCAGGAGAAACCATCTTTAAGACCTTCACATCTTTGACTGCATTCAGTCTGAAACAGAAGCATCATATGGAAGGGGGACACAACGAAATACGATAAAGCGCAACTTGTGTAGATGCAGCTACGGAATCTTTGTGCTCATGGTCAGGAAGCTACTGGAGCTCAATTGACTTTTCGTCTACTGGCACTTCAaatgtgcttctttctttttttttaaacagtaaTGGTCCACGTTAAGGTTCGTTTTTAAAACTATCAGTTTGTTCACGCAGCTCAAAAAAGAATAGTTTAGATGCCTCGTATAAAAACAAATGTGTAATGTATCTCACTTTATATAACACAATATTAATTTCACGCTAACGAACCTTTAAGAAATGAGCACGCATATCCGTCTGCTTTGTTGTTTCCTTTGTTATGGCAGCTTATATTATGAATTGAATATGTCAAAACTTTTTGTTGTCACCTGTAAATTTTCAGACTCTTGAGCTTCGCAAGCGGTCACTGGGGCACTGCACAATTACTGCACGTACCTAAATCTCTAAGTACATGGGAGAATATTGACGCGTTCGTGGAAGTATTGAACATACCCTTTGTTGCTTTATTTCCAATCTTGCTCGAACCTCTGGTCTCATACACAGGACCGCATTGCCAAAAGTCCAACTAGGAACCATCACAACCATCACCTTTCCAAGTCCTTGTGACCAGTTCTTCCCTATTTTAATTCCACGctgccctattttttttttatcaccgcTGCATTCCTGCTACCTTTCGTCGTTACATATTTTTTATGTTCCGTTTGGTACTCAGCACAATTATATATCCACATGCCAAGATATTTGTGTTTATGCACTACCTTCAGCGTAACCTCCTGTACATGGTCCATGCTCGCGGCCCTGATTAtgattaaaaatcatgactgccaATTTTTCTTACTCAACGTGAAACCTAGTCTATCTTCCTCTTTACCGCAaatgtccatcaatccctgccAATCTTCCTTGTTGTCAGCCATTAGTACTATATCAACCGCGTAACTCAGTCCTGGTAATAATCCATTCTCCTTGCTTGAGAAAAGAAAGGTTGAAGCCAATTCCGCTCCTCCTTAATCAGGTATCTAATCCTTGTATGTGCATCATGAACGACAAAGGTGACAGAGGGCATAAGCCTCCGCTGTATCTCTATTGGCCCTGATATCTGTTATCTTTATTTTATAAGCACCTTGTTATTTATATAGATATATTTTAAACCATTGGTTACTCCATTTTCCACATCGAGTGTGACCGGTATGTCCCACAATCCTCTTGAATAACAATGTCATAAGCTCCATTGATATCCGTAAATGCAAGACACAGGGGCCTATgctccttttcagctatttcgaTACACTGTGTCAATAAGAACCGATTGCCATCAAGCCTCCTTTCTTTCCGGAACCCATTTTTTATTTCCCCCAgcacccatgcctgcagtctgtcctttataatctgcatcaGCATCCGGTAAAACAATGTCACTATAATGGGACAGTAGTTGTTtctgtcagctttgtcccccctTTTCACTAATATATCATACTCACCCTGCTTAGTGTCCACCTATCGGGGGCTTGACCTTCTATATCGTTTTGCTCACTACCTCACTTAATGCTTGCTTATACTTTGAGCCAAATGTCTTTAATATAATTGTGATACCATCAAGACCTGTCGACGTGCTTCTAGGAACTCTCTTCTATGCCCTTTGCCACTCTCTTTGTTCAAGTGTAGCCACTACACTAACTGCCCTATCCTCGTCTGATGAGGTACATGCAATGTTTCTTTGCTCTATAAATTTTTCTGTCACCATTGTTCTTATACGTCCCACTGCGTCATCCCCTTCTAGGCGAACACTTTGATCCGTAGCTCTAAACATCAGGTCGAGATTCGTctcataactaaaaaaaaagaaatcagtacTTTCCAAAAGTTCTTAGCTGCTTTTCTACCCTTTTTGCTTACTTCTGACAACTAGTGGGTCCCCTTTCTTCTAATCTTCTCATTGATCAAATGGGATGCTTCCTTTCTAGAGTTTAAGTAGTTATGCCATTTGCTGTCTACATCAGCTTTTTCGttctctttttatttcctttagCCCTTTCCCTAGCACAGGGTAACCAGTTACACTGGCAAACCTCCCTGTCTTCCTCCTATTTTGTCTCTCTTCTGGTTTACCCCACTGGTTAGAATATCTGTGTTCTCTGAAGGATTCCTGATATTTCTCTGTGGCCTTCTTAACCTCCTCATCCCACCGGCTCTTGGGCTTGCGTCTTCTTTTCCCCTTGGGCCGGACCCGTACTTTAGCCAGCTCTACTTCAAATAGCTCTGTTAAACTTGCGTATGTGCATTTTGTTTTAGTATCCTCAGAAATTGCTTTCTCAGTTTGTTTGGTTGCTATTTCCAGTTGCTTTTCCGAGtaaaaaatttatatatatatatatatatatatatatatatatatatatatatatatatatatatatatatatatatattgtgagacgaggtttaggcagccagtctcttctttattctcccgagtgagagccccaccaccagggtccaaaacggtgatgacgagtatgtacaggtgagaatatgaagcgtatgaataatgctcacactaatttccccgcacgcgcaagcggccagacaggccgccacttagccaggaggggaacgccgaacgaatcgttttaggcgcgaaacgtgaacgatctccgaaccacgacaacgatggtcggaagaaacgactacgggagtaacgcgataattcacgggggatgtttgttcgttaataatatagggtccaagaaagcgggattcaaacttctcgcacaaaccgggtgtacgaatgggcgtccaaaggagcacttcctctccaggacgaaaggagacgtcgcgacgagagatgtcgtaacgttgcttgcgatctagctgactgacttctgtgttgaagcgagcacgttgacggcattcctcaagtctcgagacgaactgttcgggtatactggccgaggtgttagttggggcattgaagaaagcggcgtcgatggtgaatgtcggggaacggccgtaaactaggtagaaaggtgagtatcccgtagttcgttggatagcggtgttgtgagcaaaagtcacgaaaggtaaaagtttgtcccagttgtcgtggtttggcccgatatacatggatatcatatctattagtgtgcgatgaaatcgctcggttaagccatttgtttgtgggtgatatgcggatgttgtcttatgaactgtgccacaagctccgagtacttctgctagcattgttgacatgaaagtcttgccgcggtcgcttaacagtacacgaggtgcaccatggcgcagcacaatggcatctagaaagaaggtggcaacgtcggaggccgaactagagcgtagaggagcggtctctgcgtaacgtgtgagctggtcaacagctgtcacgacccatcgatgacccgctggcgttatgggcagagggccgactaggtctatcccaacgatggcaaacggtgtctcgggacatggaatgggctgtaaaagcccagcaggaggcgaagtcggtcgtttccgccgttgacactgaacgcaagaagcgacgtacttggccacaaaggtagacatgcctggccaaaagaaacggctcctaacgcggtggtatgttttgtggaatcccaaatggtcagcagatgggtcgtcgtgcaaggcttcaaggacttgtgtgcgcatcgaacgtggaagaataggtacccagcggtgtccgtcggagttgtatacgtagcggtacagcacatcgttgtcaagcttaaatagtcgcagttgtcgacgtaatctggcatttggtgcagatgtagttcagcacaggcgttggatgatgctgtcgcagtaggggtcagaacgttgacacgaggcgaggtgagtgacgcgattggaagataacgtgtcagtaaccgATAGAGGTAATAACGATAATAACAGGAGTgacgacttagtctcatcatcaagtggcgagcaatggggaGGTGTTCTCGAAGctaatagtggcagcgggcagcgagagagagcgtcggcatcttgatgctttttcccagacttgtagacaacgtcaaaatcgtactcttgtaagcgtaccacccagcgaccaagtcgtccggacaaatttttgattgacgacaaccagcataaggcgtggtggtcggttatgaccgtgaaatggcgtccgtaaagatatggtcgaaatttttggattgcccaaactactgcgagacattcctgttctgtgatcgagtaattcttttcggcaggtgttagtgcgcgactggcataggcaacaactctctctcgtgagatggtatcacgctgtaaaagtacagcaccgatcccatggccactagcgtcggtgtgcaaccaagttggtgcgttctcatcgaagtgacagaggacagggtcggtggttaatgcctgcttgagtgcttgaaaagaaagttcgcattcatctgtccaagggaaagcagtgcccgacgtgagcaacttgtgtagcggcgacgccacggccgcaaaatgactgatgaagcggcggaagtaggatgccacGCCCAAGAAACTTCtaattgcttttgattttcagggcgagggaagcgaagcacggcagcaactTTTCCGGATCCGGTCGAACGCCATCTTGGCTGATAAGAtggcccaacactttgatgttctttctggcaaaatggcatttctttgtgttgagttggagtccagcgttggaaatgcatgtgaaaacttcgtccaagcgctcaaggtgctgacgaaaagttgtagaaaaaataacgatgtcatctaaatagcacagacaggtcttccacttaaggccacgtaaaactgtgtcgatcatacgttcaaatgttgcaggggcattacataaaccgaatggcatgacgttgaactcgtaaagtccgtctggtgttgcaaaggctgtcttgttcttgtccgcatcgtgcatggggatttgccagtatccggatcggaggtctagactagagaaatattctgcaccctggagggagtcaatggcatcgtcaattcttggcatcggatatacgtctttgcgcgtgatcttattaagggctcgataatcgacgcagaatcgtacagagccgtctttcttgcgaaccagcacgacaggagacgaccaagaactggaggatggccgaatgatgtctctttTGAGCTTGTCgtcaacgttatccgcaatgattttccgttctgcggaagacacgcgatacgggcggcggcgtacaaccgaactgccttcggtttcgatgcgatgtactgcgacggaagtgcgccccagaagcttggagtggacgtcaaataaggctctgtgtttgtgcaggagtgccagaaggtcttttttctgcgcagcggtcaaatcgggatttatcgcggccgttaaagcagcggtagcagtgtgataatcagttgtggtagacaaaggtggtgattcggtgtgaagcggtaccagcgaaagaggttcggtgtcagtaaagcatgtcacagtagagccctgggagagcacaactggcgaagaagtagggttatgaacagcgactaacgctctaccgtcctgaaaccgtactaggctaggagtaaggctaagcccaccagaaatgcagtaaccgctcggtgcaaggaacacatcgccattaataatagtgtcggaagtcagcgtcagaatatgctcattacccgcgggaatgaaacagtcggtagacgtgacaaaacgcaggctatgagcattgacagcggacgaagattcagtgtccgtcatatgaatagttcgctgacggcaagagatgaaagctgaggcggaggacaggaagtcccatcccaaaatcatcgcgtaagtgcacgaagatagcacgacgaactgaatgtggtggaggatgccatcaatgaaaacgcgcgcagtgcaaacactggagggctgaacaagaactgtattagcacaacgaaggggagggccattatacggtgtcttcacttttcgcaatcgagaacacaagtcagcactaataacggaaagcgatgcacctgtgtcaaccaaggcttcgattcggacaccttcaacacacaccaaaagtacatttgacgggcgctccggaggagtttcacgttgtccaaaagatgcagctttccctcctgaagctgcaccatttagttttccgggcggtgatcggaggacgaagtagccggtcgtagaggggaagaagagcgccgcatcggtgatggagagcgacgacgcgggaaacgcaatgaaccggcagtgttAAGTCCTGTGGAGATGATAATAATCGTAGTCAGAACGCCGACgtcgtggtacagggccagaaaactgatccctttcaaagccgtcatagccacgtctttcatcttgctgacggcgtcggcaaaacctggaaatgtggccacggatgccgcagtagtaacaaaccggtcgaggtgggctccatgcgttataagacggaacaggcgatggccttgcagtgataggattcagggacatgtgcggtgcaggtgcctgttgtggtggctgctgggagggtggcgctatagaggcaacctgagcgtacgttggcgtatggatagggcgcgggctcgtgatttgcgggcaggtcacggcagctatctcttccctcacgatatggcgtaggccgccaccagggggcatcagatggacctcaggagggtttgacgaagcttggACGTGCAGTTCCTCgcggatgatggagcgaatcaaagcacgtagctcgctgtcgttggacgccttgaaatcagacatgtcagggtgtaagcggagcatatgaaggtcatcgagacgctgacacgtactgatgatgtcggcgacggtagtgggattcagcactacaagagcattgaatgccgcagtcccaatacccttgagcaggtggcgtacacggtcactttctgccatcgaggtgttcacgcggcggcagagcGCGAGGAggtcctctatgtacgaagtgtaggactcgcctgagtgctgtacacgctcagcaagcttcttcttagcgatatcggagaggacagacgagttcgcgaaaatctggcgtagatggtgtttaaagatgctccagttgaccaaatcgagctcatgattggaaaaccaagttttcgcaactccggttaggtagaaggcgacgtgagcaagttttgctgattcgttccagtggttaaagtcactcacgcgcttgtatagctccaaccagtcttcaacgtcgtcgcctggaagcccagcaaatagcggtggatccttctgaggggtggtgactgtccaagaaggggttcccgcaggagtaggcaaggtggatgtcgttGTACTGGTCTGCTGGTtttgcgacatggttgagtgcagttggtagaggcggcgacccgagcggagctccagggatgtagcgtaggtgaagctggagagagaccgggagccagagggcgaaggaaccggacagcacactccaccacttgtgagacgaggtttaggcagccagtctcttctttattctcccgagtgagagccccaccaccagggtccaaaacggtgatgatgagtatgtacaggtgagaatatgaagcgtatgaataatgctcacaatatatatataccaccGTGTGTGTATTCTGTATCCCTAGCCTATTATACATCCCATGTGACATTAGTGCATAATCTATCGTTGAATGCAGGCTTCCTACTTCCTATTATGTGCCCTTTACACATATCAGTACTGTTGCACAGAACTAAGTCATGCCTTTCACACATATCCCGCAGCATGTTGCCTGTTGAGTCTTTGTAACCTTACATATCTTGTATGAGTGCGTTAATGTCTCCTAGTATAATTATCTCACACCCTCCTCCTAGGTAATTAATGTCACTTACTACGCATTTtacctttttttccctctttgacATTTACTACTGTCAACAGGTGTACAAAGCCAAATAGTGCCTGCTTCCCTGTCACTTTCCCTTTTAGCCATTTTTgttccttgcattcctgtttcaCCCTTTGTCGCACTTTTATGATTGAATGCCACAATTATAACTCCCTTTCTGCTGTCCTCTGTTCTACTGCAATATTTCCATGCATAGTCAGGATTACACGGTGGTTACTTCATGCCTCTGAGATGTCTCCACAAACCCGTATACGATCAGCTCCTCCTGCCTTAACCGCTCTTCTATTTCCTCCCACTTCAGCCTATTCCTGCCAACGTACGTGCTATATATACCCAATGTCTGAATTAAATAAGCGCTGGTGCTTACGTCTATTTCTTCTCCTCAGACTATGGTTCTTGAATCCTGGCGCCTCTCGGGCTCCAGGACCGTCTTTTCCTACAATACCTCTCTGGGTCCTCCCAAAAAAGCTGTTGCATGGCGGCCCACCCTTTAAAATAAACTGGGTGgttggatgttatgagcgtccctttggagcggggcagtgggttgcaccaccaagcacttcctattatactgcctaatttccTCCCTaggttcaaaaagaaaagaaaaagaaaaaaa encodes:
- the LOC142590300 gene encoding sodium-dependent glucose transporter 1A-like; this translates as MPTQARLWLNLGRTFNLGLGNLGMGLTVALTGVALLDLVEIYDASVSSVSYLITTRGIGNLIGSLLGGKLYDTYNTQVISILTMILSSITVLMVPLSGYLAVAHVMVFFEGLSLGAFGTGANVWIIRMWPENSSPALQAFHLAFGIGGLIAPFIAKPFLSPVAGGNSSSVLNHTFGMAEQVYLTAGHKNDLSKELLELGSDSEHGSGTSQVHYAFAIASALNILLVISMIVLYCVDRADFKPQEPSNTDPAEAVIAQPASAVRFTRTVLAMLCAYVCVYVVLECSSSEMFAPFAVKSDLHFTKEAGSRVVAVFFFCFSAGRLSAALLTIKLSVFWIIIASHVVLLPTAVVLAVWGSSRATALWVGSALTGFAQGPLNAGVTAWTAEHISITNKMMSLVVVTGGVGSMSPPLLVGQFLESSPDVFLYVCLAAASLCTVVFVTMCLYVRETTRSNESEALLVSVNHGASQDSLSPPIHI